The following are encoded in a window of Actinomyces oris genomic DNA:
- a CDS encoding ABC transporter permease yields MSTPTTGSSTEASPTPPSEDHPEEQTKHGPSGQAALLRQVVSSPAVVGLLAVLTALILSSILILAADSEVRYTATYLLNRPGDFLHATASTLSEAYSSLLRGAVFDWRATTGVRMIRPITDTLTNATPLIIAGLGMAVAFRAGLFNIGGQGQMILGAITACYVGIAWNLPTMAHLLVAVVGAGLGGLVWGGIAGVLKARTGANEVIVTIMLNSIAAHLLSQVLSLKAFNGEGETGNRKSLTVADTAQYPWLAGDSFRLHAGFLLALLVAVAVWWLMERSRLGFQLRATGLNADAARTAGMSVPWVTSLVMMISGALCGLAATAPVLGTQKSMDESVVGTIGFDAITVALLGRSRPLGTVLAGLLFGALRAGGTAMQAAPGTHIKIVMVLQSTIVLFIAAPPLIRAIFRLPERREPLGGTDPSPASVPAAAPAAPAAKEA; encoded by the coding sequence ATGAGCACTCCCACCACCGGCTCCAGCACCGAAGCGAGCCCGACGCCCCCGTCCGAGGACCACCCCGAGGAGCAGACCAAGCACGGCCCGAGCGGCCAGGCCGCCCTGCTGCGGCAGGTCGTCTCCTCACCGGCCGTCGTCGGGCTGCTCGCGGTTCTGACCGCCCTGATCCTCAGCTCGATCCTCATCCTCGCGGCCGACTCCGAGGTGCGCTACACCGCCACCTACCTGCTCAACCGCCCCGGCGACTTCCTCCACGCCACCGCCTCCACCCTGAGCGAGGCCTACAGCTCCCTGCTGCGCGGCGCCGTCTTCGACTGGCGCGCCACCACGGGCGTGCGCATGATCCGCCCCATCACCGACACCCTGACCAACGCCACCCCGCTCATCATCGCCGGGCTCGGCATGGCGGTGGCCTTCCGAGCCGGCCTGTTCAACATCGGCGGCCAGGGGCAGATGATCCTCGGGGCGATCACCGCCTGCTACGTGGGCATCGCCTGGAACCTGCCCACGATGGCCCACCTGCTCGTCGCCGTCGTCGGGGCGGGTCTGGGAGGGCTGGTGTGGGGCGGCATCGCCGGCGTCCTCAAGGCACGCACCGGCGCCAACGAGGTGATCGTGACGATCATGCTCAACTCCATCGCCGCCCACCTGCTCTCCCAGGTGCTCAGCCTCAAGGCCTTCAACGGCGAGGGGGAGACCGGCAACCGCAAGTCCCTGACCGTGGCGGATACCGCCCAGTACCCCTGGCTGGCCGGTGACTCCTTCCGCCTCCACGCCGGTTTCCTCCTGGCCCTGCTGGTCGCCGTGGCCGTGTGGTGGCTCATGGAGCGCTCCCGCCTCGGCTTCCAGCTGCGGGCCACCGGCCTCAACGCCGACGCCGCCCGCACCGCCGGCATGAGCGTTCCCTGGGTGACGAGCCTGGTCATGATGATCTCCGGCGCCCTGTGCGGGCTGGCCGCCACCGCGCCGGTCCTGGGCACCCAGAAGAGCATGGACGAGTCCGTCGTGGGCACTATCGGCTTCGACGCCATCACGGTGGCACTCCTGGGACGCTCCCGCCCCCTGGGGACCGTGCTGGCCGGCCTGCTTTTCGGGGCGCTGCGCGCCGGTGGGACTGCCATGCAGGCGGCCCCGGGAACCCACATCAAGATCGTCATGGTCCTGCAGTCCACGATCGTGCTGTTCATCGCCGCGCCGCCCCTGATCCGGGCCATCTTCCGGCTCCCGGAGCGCCGAGAGCCACTCGGTGGCACCGATCCGTCCCCCGCCTCAGTGCCGGCCGCAGCCCCGGCCGCTCCCGCCGCGAAGGAGGCCTGA
- a CDS encoding ABC transporter ATP-binding protein: MKLELRGITKAFGPLVANDHIDLTVEPGQIHALLGENGAGKSTLMNVLYGLHQPDAGEILIDDEPVTFSGPGDAVAAGIGMVHQHFMLVPVFTVAESVALGYEPVGSLGLINTGAAAAKVTEISRRFGFDVDPHGLIEDLPVGVQQRVEIIKALARDAKVLILDEPTAVLTPQETDELITIMRELKASGTSIVFITHKLREIREVADTITVIRRGRVVGTAEPTASAAELAGLMVGHDVSLTVDKPPADPAGDGLALEGISLIEGGTTLLEDIDLHVRAGEILAIAGVQGNGQTELSEVILGLRAPTTGSIAFDGQDVTRHTVRRRLRAGLGFVPEDRTTDGMVAELSVAENMVLDRYDDPSLGRGPSLSPTRVRHAAHRMREEFDVRVTDVDDAISTLSGGNQQKAILARELSRPLKVLVASQPTRGLDVGSIEFVHQRIVAERDTGTAVLIISSELDEIYALADRIAVMYRGRIVGIVPADTARDALGLMMAGTPAEQALDPQEQTR, encoded by the coding sequence GTGAAGCTTGAGCTGCGCGGGATCACGAAGGCCTTCGGGCCGCTCGTGGCCAACGACCATATCGACTTAACCGTCGAACCCGGCCAGATCCACGCCCTCCTGGGCGAGAACGGCGCGGGCAAGTCCACGCTCATGAACGTCCTCTACGGCCTCCACCAGCCCGACGCCGGAGAGATCCTCATCGACGACGAGCCCGTCACCTTCTCCGGGCCGGGCGACGCCGTGGCCGCCGGCATCGGCATGGTCCACCAGCACTTCATGCTCGTGCCCGTCTTCACCGTGGCCGAGTCCGTCGCCCTGGGCTACGAGCCGGTCGGGTCGCTGGGGCTCATCAACACCGGCGCCGCCGCCGCCAAGGTCACCGAGATCTCCCGCCGCTTCGGCTTCGACGTCGACCCCCACGGCCTCATCGAGGATCTGCCCGTGGGCGTCCAGCAGCGCGTGGAGATCATCAAGGCCCTGGCCAGAGACGCCAAGGTCCTCATCCTCGACGAGCCCACCGCCGTGCTCACCCCGCAGGAGACCGACGAGCTCATCACCATCATGCGCGAGCTCAAGGCCTCGGGCACCTCCATCGTCTTCATCACCCACAAGCTGCGCGAGATCCGCGAGGTCGCCGACACCATCACCGTCATCCGCCGCGGCCGCGTCGTCGGCACCGCCGAGCCCACCGCCTCGGCCGCCGAGCTCGCCGGCCTCATGGTCGGCCACGACGTCTCCTTGACCGTCGACAAGCCCCCGGCCGACCCCGCAGGCGACGGGCTCGCCCTGGAGGGCATCAGCCTCATCGAGGGCGGCACCACCCTGCTTGAGGACATCGACCTGCACGTGCGCGCCGGCGAAATCCTCGCCATTGCCGGCGTCCAGGGCAACGGCCAGACCGAGCTGAGCGAGGTCATCCTCGGGCTGCGAGCGCCCACCACCGGCTCCATCGCCTTCGACGGTCAGGACGTCACCCGCCACACGGTGCGCCGCCGCCTGCGAGCCGGACTGGGCTTCGTGCCCGAGGACCGCACCACCGACGGCATGGTCGCCGAGCTCTCCGTCGCCGAGAACATGGTCCTGGACCGCTACGACGACCCCTCCCTGGGGCGAGGCCCGTCACTGTCCCCGACGCGCGTGCGCCACGCCGCCCACCGGATGCGCGAGGAGTTCGACGTGCGCGTCACCGACGTCGACGACGCCATCTCCACCCTCTCGGGAGGCAACCAGCAGAAGGCCATCCTCGCCCGTGAGCTCTCCCGGCCCCTCAAGGTCCTCGTCGCCTCTCAGCCCACCCGAGGCCTGGACGTGGGCTCCATCGAGTTCGTCCACCAGCGCATCGTCGCCGAGCGGGATACCGGCACCGCCGTCCTCATCATCTCCTCCGAGCTCGATGAGATCTACGCCCTGGCCGACCGCATCGCCGTCATGTACCGCGGACGGATCGTCGGCATTGTCCCCGCCGACACCGCCCGCGACGCCCTGGGCCTCATGATGGCCGGCACCCCCGCCGAGCAGGCCCTCGACCCTCAGGAGCAGACACGATGA
- a CDS encoding BMP family lipoprotein has protein sequence MKKACSAMTLGAAVALALAACGTPPAQRPARNLEGAKNFTACMLSDEGGFDDHSFNESGKKGLDRAGKELGVKTIAVQSENSADYATNIYALIQQNCKLVIGVGFNIAADLTESAKANPDIQFALIDASFIGADGKPATLPNTKPLLFKTAEAAYLAGYAAAGTSRTGVVGTYGGKPLPTVQIFMDGFAKGVARYNQDTGAQVQVKGWDTTTGKGGSFVGNFTDAAKGQAITEQFISQGADIIMPVAGPVGQGTLSSVRQKNDAGGTNAVIWVDSDGYTSSGDGSIIMTSVVKEIGNSVFDTVKNASEGRFSSEPYIGTLKNNGVAAAPFHDFDSRVPAPVKARLEELRGQIIDGSLDVSTPYDPS, from the coding sequence CGCCCGCAACCTGGAGGGAGCCAAGAACTTCACCGCCTGCATGCTCTCCGACGAGGGCGGATTCGACGACCACTCCTTCAACGAGTCCGGCAAGAAGGGCCTGGACCGGGCCGGCAAGGAGCTGGGAGTCAAGACCATTGCCGTGCAGTCGGAGAACTCGGCCGACTACGCCACCAACATCTACGCGCTCATTCAGCAGAACTGCAAGCTCGTCATCGGCGTCGGCTTCAACATCGCCGCCGACCTGACCGAGTCGGCCAAGGCCAACCCCGACATCCAGTTCGCCCTCATCGACGCCTCCTTCATCGGCGCCGACGGCAAGCCCGCCACCCTGCCCAACACCAAGCCGCTGCTGTTCAAGACGGCCGAGGCCGCCTACCTGGCCGGATACGCCGCCGCCGGTACCTCCCGCACCGGGGTCGTGGGCACCTACGGCGGCAAGCCCCTGCCCACCGTCCAGATTTTCATGGACGGCTTCGCCAAGGGCGTGGCCCGCTACAACCAGGACACCGGCGCCCAGGTCCAGGTCAAGGGCTGGGACACCACCACCGGCAAGGGCGGATCCTTCGTCGGCAACTTCACCGACGCCGCCAAGGGCCAGGCCATCACCGAGCAGTTCATTTCCCAGGGCGCGGACATCATCATGCCGGTGGCCGGCCCCGTCGGCCAGGGCACGCTGTCCTCCGTGCGCCAGAAGAACGACGCCGGGGGCACCAACGCCGTCATCTGGGTCGACTCCGACGGCTACACCTCCTCCGGTGACGGCAGCATCATCATGACCTCCGTGGTCAAGGAGATCGGCAACTCGGTCTTCGACACCGTCAAGAACGCCTCCGAGGGGAGATTCTCCTCCGAGCCCTACATCGGAACCCTCAAGAACAACGGGGTGGCCGCCGCACCCTTCCACGACTTCGACTCTCGGGTGCCGGCGCCGGTCAAGGCCAGGCTCGAGGAGCTGCGAGGCCAGATCATCGACGGGTCCCTCGACGTCTCCACCCCCTACGACCCCTCCTGA